One region of Chanodichthys erythropterus isolate Z2021 chromosome 24, ASM2448905v1, whole genome shotgun sequence genomic DNA includes:
- the atp6v1e1a gene encoding V-type proton ATPase subunit E 1a yields MALSDAAVQKQIKHMMAFIEQEANEKAEEIDAKAEEEFNIEKGRLVQTQRLKIMEYYEKKEKQIEQQKKIQMSNLLNQARLKVLKARDDMIKDLLNDAKLQLANIAKDPNQYPTLLEGLVLQGFYQLLEPKVIIRCRKEDVAMVQAAVQKNIPIYKEAVKCNIEVHIDENKFLSPDISGGVEVYNADGKIKVSNTLESRLDLLAQQMMPEIRVTLFGANQNRKFMD; encoded by the exons ATGGCGCTCAGCGATGCCGCGGTACAGAAACAG ATCAAACACATGATGGCCTTTATTGAGCAGGAAGCCAATGAGAAGGCAGAAGAAATTGATGCAAAG GCAGAAGAAGAGTTTAATATCGAAAAGGGACGACTGGTACAGACTCAAAGGCTGAAGATAATGGAGTACTATGAGAAGAAAGAGAAACAGATTGAACAACAGAAGAAAAT CCAGATGTCGAATTTGTTGAACCAGGCAAGACTGAAGGTGCTCAAAGCCCGTGATGACATGATTAAG GATCTCCTAAACGATGCAAAGCTACAGTTGGCCAACATTGCCAAAGACCCAAATCAGTACCCAACTCTGCTGGAGGGGCTGGTGTTACAG GGATTTTATCAGCTGCTGGAGCCCAAGGTTATAATCCGGTGCAGAAAGGAAGATGTAGCGATGGTTCAG GCAGCCGTTCAGAAAAACATCCCCATCTACAAAGAGGCTGTAAAGTGTAATATTGAGGTGCACATCGACGAAAACAAGTTCCTGTCCCCTGACAT TTCAGGAGGTGTTGAAGTCTATAACGCTGATGGAAAGATCAAGGTGTCCAACACACTGGAAAGCAGACTAGATCTTCTAGCTCAACAG ATGATGCCTGAAATCAGAGTGACTCTGTTTGGTGCCAACCAAAACCGCAAGTTTATGGATTAA